DNA sequence from the Synergistaceae bacterium genome:
TGAGCGCCAGGTAGGGCGCAAGCATGAAAAACACGTTGGAGTAAGCGTAGATCGCCCACGTTATGCCTATCAGGTATACCACTATGAGGCGCATATCTTTTATTTCTCTGGACGTTTCAGCGCCGTTCTCCTTTACCTTTTCTATCTTTTTCGCCCTCTTTGCCTTCTCCGTCATCAGTGTTTTTTACATTTTTTCTTTCACGTTTTTCTACAGCTATTATAATGGACGAGGTGAACTCGTACAATCGAATCGAGGTAGGTGATTATAGATGTCATGGAGTTGGGCGGCGCTGATGCCGCATCCGCCGATTATGGTGCCCGAAGTGGGCTGTGGGCGCGAAAGGGAGGCCAAGATCACTCTGGAAGGCGCGGAGAAGATGGTGAAAAGACTTACGGGACGAAAACCGGATTGCCTTTTACTTCTATCACCTCATCAACCTTACTCGCCTGGGGCGCTTTTCCTTAACGGAGCGCCCCGGACGGAGGGATCGCTGGGGCTCTTCGGAGCCCCGGAGGTGACCTTTAGTCTGGAAACACCCTTGAAGAAACGGGAGCTTCTAGCGGCATACCTGTCCGAAAAGGGTTTTGCGGTTCAAGAAAGGACGGTCCCCAATCTTAGCAGCGACCAGGGAACGCTGGTTCCTCTCTATTTCCTAAGTCAAGCCTGGGGCGGGACTCTTCCACCGGTTATCCTCGCCTCTCCCATCGGGCTGGATCCTCCGTCGGCATTGAAAATGGGGCAGGCTTTGGCCTCCTTCGATGACGCCTGGAACTGGGGGCTACTTGCCAGCGGAGACTTGTCCCATCGCCTCATACCAGACGCTCCAGCCGGCTACAGCCCCTTGGGGAAGAAGTTCGACGACACCGTCATCCGGGCGCTCTCCGCAAACGATCCTCAACCCCTCCTGGAGCTTTCGCCGGAGGAACTGGACGCCGCCGGGGAGTGCGGGCTACGGTCCATCATGGCCCTGTTGGGCATTCGCGAAGCGCTGGGAAAAAACATCGAGGTGCTCTCCTATGAGGGACCTTTTGGTGTGGGGTACTGCAACGCGATTTCGGAATTTTCTCACGAAAATTCTCATCTTAAATCAGAATTTTCTCGCGAAAATTCTCACCTTAAAGAAGATCTTCTTAAAGAAGATCATCCCTATATTCGACTCGCCAGAGCCACGGTGACGCGGCTTTTGGGGGGCGAGTATCTTCCCGTGTCGGGCGCGGAGTTCTTTCCAGAAAAGAGCTTATGGGACATGAAGCGAGCGTGTTTTGTGTCGATCAAGACCCTTCAAGGCGACCTTCGGGGGTGCGTCGGGACAATCGTTCCCACAAAAACGCGTCTGGACCTAGAGGTTATCGCGAATGCCGTGGCGGCCTCTACTCAAGACTGGCGTTTTGCGCCGATGAAAATCTCGGAGCTGGAGGGCGTGACCTTTTCCGTGGACGTATTGAGTGAACTGGAGCTCGTGTCAGACATCAAGGAACTGGATCCTGCGGTATGGGGCATCGTCATCAGTCGGGGGTCGCAACATGGCGTGCTTCTGCCGGACCTAGAGGGTGTGGACACCATCGAACAACAAATCGACATCGCATTTCGCAAATCAGGCATAGAAAAACATCAGGATTTTACCGTTTATCGCTTTCGCGTGGAGCGCTATAGTGAATCAAAGAATAGTGAATTAAAGAATAGTGAATCAAAGAATAGTGAATCAAAGATATGAAATATCGGCGAAAGCGAGGCAATAAGATGAGCAAAATATTGCTGATTGGCGCGAATCACGCGGGCACGGCCACCGCGAACACGATTTTGGAGAACTATAAAGGCCACGAGCTCACGATCGTCGATCGCAATGACAACATCAGCTACTTGGGTTGTGGCACGGCGCTGTGGGTCGGTCGCCAGATTGATTCTTACGAGGGCCTGTTCTACTCTTCCAGCGAGGCGCTGGAGCAAAAAGGCGCGCGGGTGATGATGGAGACCGAGGTCAATCATGTCGACTTCAATGCTAAGCAAGTCTTTATCACGGACAAACAGGGCAAGAAAGAGGTTTTGCCTTATGATAAATTGATTCTCGCCACGGGGTCCTTGCCGGTGCTTCCCCCGATTCCAGGGGCTGGACTGGAGAATATTCAGCCCGTCAAGCTTTTTCAGGACGGGCGTCGGATCAATGAAGTCTTGGATGACCCTTCCGTCAAAAACGTGGCGATCATCGGGGCGGGTTACATTGGCGTGGAGCTGGCGGAGGCCGTCCGCCGTCGAGGAAGGAACGCCTTGCTCTTTGAAGCGGAAAGTACCAGTCTTTCCGGTTATTATGACGAATGGTTGACCCACGACATGGATAAGGTTCTCGCTGACCAGGGTGTACAGCTCCATTTCGGAGAAAAGGTACAGTTGTTTAAGGGTGATAAAAAAGTTTCAGCCGTGATTAGCAACAAAGGGGAATATCCCGTAGAGGCGGTCGTCATGGCTATCGGCTTCCGCCCCAACACCAAGCTGGGCAAAGGCGACCTCGAAACCATCGGTAACGGCGCTTACAAGGTCGATCTAAAACAACAAACCAGCCGCCCCGACGTTTACGCTATCGGCGACTGTGCTACCGTGTATTCCAACGCCGTCCAGAACGTCGCTTATATCGCTCTCGCCACTAACGCGGTACGCAGTGGTATCGTGGCGGGACACAATGTCTGTGGTACTCCACTGGAATCGCTGGGGGTTCAAGGTTCCAACGGCATCAGTATTTACGGTTACAACATGGTTTCTACGGGACTCAGTCTCAAGGCGGCGAAAAAGGCGGGATACAACGCTTTGGCAGCTGACTACGAAGACCTGCAAAAACCCGCGTTCATCAAGAACAACAACCACAAGGTCAAGCTACGCGTCGTTTACGACAAAGACACCCGCCGCGTCCTGGGCGCACAAATGGCCTCTCGCGAAAACATTTCTATGGGTATTCACCTGTTCTCCCTGGCTATCGAGGAAAAGTTAAGCGTAGACAAGCTGAAATTGCTGGATATTTTCTTCTTGCCCCACTTCAACCAGCCCTATAACTACATCACGATGGCGGCGCTAAGCGCGAAGTAGCTTCGGAGTCTTCAATTCTGGAGTCTTAAATTCGTTTGGGACTCTTTAACTGGAGTCTTTAATTCGAGAAAATAAACATATTGCTTGAAAGAATAAATATATCGCGTAGATCCTTGGGGTCTACGCGATATGTTTCGCAAGCTGCAAATCAAAAGCGCTTCGATCCGTCTTTCGACCCGTCTTTCGATTCGTCTTACGTTGGCGTTCCGCCTCCCGGTGACAGGGTCTCTCCCTCCGTGGCGGCCACGACGGCACACACCGCCGTGTCGCCTGTGACGTTGACGCACGTTCTTATGGCGTCGAGAACAGCGTCGATACCGGCCACCAAACCGATTCCCTCAATAGGCAGACCAACCCCCGTCAAAACCATCGTCAGCATGATGAGCCCCGCGCCGGGCACTCCGGCTGTGCCGATAGAGGCCAAAGTCGCCGTAACGATAATGCTGAGCTGGGCGTTGAAACCTAACTCCAGACCGTAGGCTTGGGCCACAAAGAGAGCGCACACTCCTTGATACAAAGCCGTACCGTCCATATTGATGGTGGCTCCCAGAGGCAGGACGAAGGAACAGATGCCCTCGGAGACGCCCAAATTGTTCCGCACGTTGGCAATAGTGATCGGCAGGGTTCCCGAGCTAGAGCGGGTAACGAAAGCCGTGATGGACGCCTCTTGTATGCCCTTGAAGTACCAGAGGGGAGAACGTTTGCAAAAAATCGCCACCAGACCGGAGTAAACGATGACGGCGTGTAAGATGCATCCCAGGTAAACCGCGGCGATGACCTTCCCGAAAGGCGCCAGAATAGACAACCCGTATCGTGCGGCGGTGACGGTGATGAGGGAGAAAACACCATAAGGCGCCAAGCGCATCACCATGTGGGTCATGGCGTACATGACCTCGGCGATGGCGTCGAAAGCTCCCACGATGCGTTTCCCTTTTTCGCCGGCGAACAAGGCGGCAACGCCGAAGAACAAGGCAAAGACAATAATCTGGAGCATGTGCGCCTTCACCAGAGAATCGATGGGGTTCGACGGGAAAATATCGATGAAAACGTCCAGAAGGGGTTTCCCCGCCGCGGGGGTGGCTGTGACTCCGGATATGTTCATGCCCACGCCGGGTTGAATGATGTTGCCCAAAACCAGGCCGAACATGATGGCCACGGCTGTGGTGAGGAGATAGAGCACCAGCGTTTTGACACCGATACGCCCCAGCTTCTTGGGATCACCAATGGATGCCGCGCCCACGACGATGCTGGAAAACACCAGAGGCACGATGAGCATCTTCAAAAGCGTGAGAAAAATATTCCCCACCGCGCCCAAGAAGGGCATCACGTAATTCCCCAGGAAGGGACTTCCTGGAACCATCGGGCCGGCAACAAAACCGAACACGATACCCGCCGCAAAACCTATGCTGATTTTCCACAACAGAGACAATCCTTTGTTTGGCACAAAAATCACCCCTTCTATTAAATTCTCCAGGAGTCTATGACTCCTGGAGTTCTTTGCTTCCGTTTTATGTATTCAGCTTTTCAGGGCACTTAACGCCAGAATAGCCAATCCTGCCACACCATAGGAAAAACCGCTTTCGTCCACAACGAAATCTGGTGAGTGCAGAGGAAAGTTCTCCCGGCCTTCCTGTCCCACTCCCAGGCGGAAATGGGCTCCTGGAACGTGTTCTAGAAACAGCGTAAAATCCTCGCCTCCCATCGATGGTGTGGGCAGCGTCCGTACTCGCGCTTCACCAAAGTTTCGCGCGAAATTCTCCTCCATCATGTCGAACAAGGCGTCGTCGTTGACGAGAGGGGGAAGCCCCGGGGCCACCTTGAAACTCCCCGAACCGCGAAACGCCGCCGCTGTTCCCTCCACGATACGCTTGCCAGACTCGGCAATCTGTCGGGCAACTTCCTTGGATAAGGCGCGTATTGTTCCTTCGATGAATACCTCTTCAGGGATGATGTTTCCCGCCGTTCCGCCCGTTATTTTCCCCAGGGAGAGAACCCCAGTATCCAGGGGCGCCATTTCCCTGGCGACGATCGCCTGCAATCCGCAGATGACGTGTCCCGCGATCAGAATAGGATCGACGCAGCGATGCGGATGCGCCGCGTGTCCTTGTTTGCCCTGGATACGAATCTCGACGCTTTGAGCACCGGCCAAGACCGCGCCTCGTCGAATCCCTACGGTCCCGGCCGGGATGTCTGGCCACACGTGCAACGCGAAAATCGACTTCATCGCCGGGTCCCGCAGCGCCCCATCCGCGATCATGATCGCCGCTCCACCCGCACCCTCTTCGCCGGGTTGAAAAATCAGCTTTACCATCCCGCAAAACTCTGAGCGCAGGTCGTGGAGAATCTGCGCCGTCCCCAAAAGACAGGCCGTGTGGACATCGTGCCCGCAGACGTGGGCAG
Encoded proteins:
- the amrA gene encoding AmmeMemoRadiSam system protein A, producing MSWSWAALMPHPPIMVPEVGCGREREAKITLEGAEKMVKRLTGRKPDCLLLLSPHQPYSPGALFLNGAPRTEGSLGLFGAPEVTFSLETPLKKRELLAAYLSEKGFAVQERTVPNLSSDQGTLVPLYFLSQAWGGTLPPVILASPIGLDPPSALKMGQALASFDDAWNWGLLASGDLSHRLIPDAPAGYSPLGKKFDDTVIRALSANDPQPLLELSPEELDAAGECGLRSIMALLGIREALGKNIEVLSYEGPFGVGYCNAISEFSHENSHLKSEFSRENSHLKEDLLKEDHPYIRLARATVTRLLGGEYLPVSGAEFFPEKSLWDMKRACFVSIKTLQGDLRGCVGTIVPTKTRLDLEVIANAVAASTQDWRFAPMKISELEGVTFSVDVLSELELVSDIKELDPAVWGIVISRGSQHGVLLPDLEGVDTIEQQIDIAFRKSGIEKHQDFTVYRFRVERYSESKNSELKNSESKNSESKI
- a CDS encoding FAD-dependent oxidoreductase; the encoded protein is MSKILLIGANHAGTATANTILENYKGHELTIVDRNDNISYLGCGTALWVGRQIDSYEGLFYSSSEALEQKGARVMMETEVNHVDFNAKQVFITDKQGKKEVLPYDKLILATGSLPVLPPIPGAGLENIQPVKLFQDGRRINEVLDDPSVKNVAIIGAGYIGVELAEAVRRRGRNALLFEAESTSLSGYYDEWLTHDMDKVLADQGVQLHFGEKVQLFKGDKKVSAVISNKGEYPVEAVVMAIGFRPNTKLGKGDLETIGNGAYKVDLKQQTSRPDVYAIGDCATVYSNAVQNVAYIALATNAVRSGIVAGHNVCGTPLESLGVQGSNGISIYGYNMVSTGLSLKAAKKAGYNALAADYEDLQKPAFIKNNNHKVKLRVVYDKDTRRVLGAQMASRENISMGIHLFSLAIEEKLSVDKLKLLDIFFLPHFNQPYNYITMAALSAK
- a CDS encoding dicarboxylate/amino acid:cation symporter: MPNKGLSLLWKISIGFAAGIVFGFVAGPMVPGSPFLGNYVMPFLGAVGNIFLTLLKMLIVPLVFSSIVVGAASIGDPKKLGRIGVKTLVLYLLTTAVAIMFGLVLGNIIQPGVGMNISGVTATPAAGKPLLDVFIDIFPSNPIDSLVKAHMLQIIVFALFFGVAALFAGEKGKRIVGAFDAIAEVMYAMTHMVMRLAPYGVFSLITVTAARYGLSILAPFGKVIAAVYLGCILHAVIVYSGLVAIFCKRSPLWYFKGIQEASITAFVTRSSSGTLPITIANVRNNLGVSEGICSFVLPLGATINMDGTALYQGVCALFVAQAYGLELGFNAQLSIIVTATLASIGTAGVPGAGLIMLTMVLTGVGLPIEGIGLVAGIDAVLDAIRTCVNVTGDTAVCAVVAATEGETLSPGGGTPT
- a CDS encoding amidohydrolase, whose product is MLRNAQAIELRVREWRRHIHAHPELGMETEGTAAFVEKILKAIGVTNVRRCGRAGVVALIEGRPGGSCVGLRADMDALPVNERNDLPFKSTIPGAAHVCGHDVHTACLLGTAQILHDLRSEFCGMVKLIFQPGEEGAGGAAIMIADGALRDPAMKSIFALHVWPDIPAGTVGIRRGAVLAGAQSVEIRIQGKQGHAAHPHRCVDPILIAGHVICGLQAIVAREMAPLDTGVLSLGKITGGTAGNIIPEEVFIEGTIRALSKEVARQIAESGKRIVEGTAAAFRGSGSFKVAPGLPPLVNDDALFDMMEENFARNFGEARVRTLPTPSMGGEDFTLFLEHVPGAHFRLGVGQEGRENFPLHSPDFVVDESGFSYGVAGLAILALSALKS